One segment of Nostoc piscinale CENA21 DNA contains the following:
- a CDS encoding RNA 2'-phosphotransferase: MNTPRLVKISKFLSKYLRHQPESLGIQLAPGGWVAVDELLAACAKHKFPITRQELAAVVATNDKQRFSFDSTGTLIRANQGHSVEVDLQLLPAVPPDVLYHGTGHKAVESILQTGLSKMSRHHVHLSQDITTAKTVGARHGKPVVFAVDAATMYQAGYIFYCSDNGVWLVDAVPPEYLRQL, translated from the coding sequence ATGAACACTCCCCGCCTAGTCAAAATTAGTAAATTCTTAAGCAAATATCTCCGCCACCAACCAGAATCTTTAGGTATTCAACTTGCGCCTGGTGGTTGGGTTGCAGTGGATGAACTGTTAGCGGCTTGTGCTAAACATAAGTTTCCCATTACTCGCCAGGAATTAGCAGCAGTAGTCGCCACCAACGATAAACAACGCTTTAGTTTTGACTCTACAGGTACTTTAATTCGCGCTAACCAAGGACACAGCGTAGAAGTTGATTTACAATTACTACCTGCTGTCCCACCTGATGTGCTGTATCACGGTACTGGACACAAAGCTGTTGAGTCTATTTTGCAAACCGGACTCAGCAAAATGTCTCGCCATCATGTCCATTTATCACAGGATATAACCACAGCCAAAACTGTCGGCGCAAGACATGGTAAACCCGTAGTTTTTGCCGTGGATGCAGCGACTATGTATCAGGCGGGTTACATTTTCTACTGTTCTGACAATGGTGTGTGGTTAGTAGATGCTGTTCCGCCTGAATATCTCCGCCAGCTTTAA
- a CDS encoding amino acid permease yields the protein MTTIKTAFQTHQQEVTRLFSHVQVEGNKLTHQPGSVLGSTALVAGTTVGAGILALPAVTLPSGVIPSTVLLIAVWLYTLVSGLLIAEVSINTMRLAGRPSVGLLAMIENTLGTKGARMAGVAYMLLHYALLVAYVTQGGEILISAVSHLWGGQNLLPNWVGTAGFTLLFGSIMYLGRGKFIEKLNNFLVGIVIVSFLGLLLLGVTQVQGVHFLFQNWSALGTAVPVMLVALFYHNIVPVVVTQLEGDSRKVRQSIIIGSAIPLVMFLAWNAVILGSVSPEMIHSTTMFDPIQVLRAGGGGELLGVLVSIFSEFAIATSFIGFVYGLLDFFQDIFAKTQTKPTSRLPLYSLVLLPPIGLGAINPGIFFTALDFAGTFSISILGGIIPALATWKQRQQLQHTNQFVPGGKLTLILMIGIAVVMILKEIFAMANF from the coding sequence ATGACCACAATTAAGACGGCTTTCCAGACACATCAACAAGAAGTCACGCGCTTGTTTTCTCATGTGCAAGTTGAGGGTAACAAACTGACTCATCAACCAGGGAGTGTTCTGGGAAGCACCGCCTTAGTTGCAGGTACAACCGTAGGCGCGGGAATTTTAGCGTTACCTGCGGTGACATTGCCTTCTGGTGTGATTCCTTCTACAGTCTTATTAATTGCTGTGTGGTTGTATACTCTAGTTTCTGGTTTATTAATTGCCGAAGTTAGTATTAATACCATGCGTTTGGCTGGTCGTCCCAGTGTAGGCTTATTAGCTATGATTGAAAACACCTTGGGAACTAAGGGAGCGCGGATGGCTGGTGTGGCATATATGTTACTCCACTATGCTTTATTAGTAGCTTATGTTACCCAAGGTGGTGAAATTTTGATATCTGCGGTTTCTCATCTTTGGGGCGGACAGAATTTATTACCTAATTGGGTAGGAACCGCAGGCTTTACACTGCTGTTTGGTAGCATTATGTATTTAGGACGGGGAAAATTTATTGAAAAATTGAATAACTTCTTGGTGGGAATTGTTATTGTGTCTTTTTTGGGACTCTTGTTATTAGGAGTTACCCAAGTCCAAGGTGTACATTTTCTATTTCAAAACTGGAGTGCTTTAGGCACGGCTGTACCAGTGATGTTAGTTGCCCTGTTTTACCATAACATTGTGCCAGTGGTGGTAACGCAGTTAGAAGGAGATAGTCGTAAGGTTCGCCAGTCAATTATTATTGGTTCAGCAATTCCTTTGGTGATGTTTTTAGCTTGGAATGCTGTGATTTTGGGCAGTGTCAGCCCTGAGATGATTCATAGTACAACTATGTTTGACCCCATCCAAGTGCTGCGGGCTGGCGGCGGTGGAGAATTATTAGGAGTGTTAGTGTCTATTTTTTCAGAATTTGCGATCGCTACATCCTTTATTGGCTTTGTTTACGGTTTGTTAGACTTCTTCCAAGATATTTTTGCCAAGACACAAACCAAACCCACTAGCCGCTTACCTTTATATTCTCTGGTTTTACTACCACCCATCGGTTTAGGTGCAATTAACCCTGGCATTTTCTTCACCGCTTTAGATTTTGCTGGTACTTTTAGCATCTCAATTTTAGGTGGCATTATTCCCGCATTAGCCACCTGGAAACAACGTCAACAACTGCAACACACAAATCAGTTTGTTCCTGGCGGTAAGCTGACACTGATTTTAATGATAGGAATTGCAGTAGTTATGATATTGAAGGAAATTTTTGCGATGGCAAATTTCTAA
- a CDS encoding DUF1501 domain-containing protein, producing MHSATKKSDRQRLIVIFMRGGADGLNIVVPYAEPAYYQARPKIALAKPGQEKGVLDLDGHFGLHPALAPLMPFWQQGNLAFVHAAGSPDPSRSHFDAQFYMEIGIPGNQKVSEGWMNRLMGAISNKTPIQAVSVGTTKPRILNGQMPVANLASGRNANKPIAIDRPQVSAAFNRLYGGNDALSQTYHQGRIAREALMADLDQEMKMANNGAPLPDGFVGDAQRLGKLMAKDPRIELGFMALGGWDTHVNQGSDRGYLARGLGSLGKGLAALAQSLGPAYQNTVILVMSEFGRTLRENGNGGTDHGHGNVMWILGGKVRGGKVYGEWPGLETAQLYEKRDLAVTTDFRDVISDVLARHLSVNDTQLSKVFPSYTPKQKIALL from the coding sequence GTGCATTCCGCTACCAAGAAAAGCGATCGCCAGCGTTTAATTGTAATTTTTATGCGTGGTGGTGCAGATGGATTAAATATCGTTGTGCCTTATGCAGAGCCAGCATACTATCAAGCCCGACCAAAAATCGCCCTTGCCAAACCGGGACAAGAAAAAGGCGTTTTAGATTTAGATGGCCACTTTGGTTTACATCCAGCCCTAGCCCCATTAATGCCCTTCTGGCAACAAGGAAATTTAGCCTTTGTTCATGCTGCGGGTTCTCCTGATCCTTCTCGTTCCCATTTTGACGCGCAGTTTTATATGGAGATTGGCATTCCTGGAAACCAAAAAGTGAGCGAAGGTTGGATGAATCGCTTAATGGGTGCTATCTCCAATAAAACACCCATCCAAGCTGTGAGTGTCGGTACAACCAAACCGCGCATTTTAAATGGTCAAATGCCAGTTGCTAATTTAGCTTCTGGGAGAAATGCTAACAAACCAATCGCCATAGATAGACCACAAGTAAGTGCCGCATTTAACCGATTGTACGGTGGTAATGATGCCCTCAGTCAAACTTATCATCAAGGACGCATTGCTCGTGAAGCTTTGATGGCAGACTTAGACCAAGAAATGAAAATGGCTAATAATGGCGCACCCCTACCCGATGGCTTTGTGGGTGATGCCCAAAGATTAGGCAAACTCATGGCTAAAGATCCGAGAATTGAATTAGGATTTATGGCTTTGGGTGGTTGGGATACCCATGTAAATCAAGGTAGCGATCGCGGTTACTTAGCCAGAGGCTTAGGAAGTTTAGGCAAAGGATTAGCCGCCTTAGCCCAAAGTCTAGGCCCCGCCTATCAAAACACAGTCATATTAGTCATGTCTGAATTTGGCAGGACATTACGCGAAAATGGCAACGGCGGCACAGATCACGGACATGGCAATGTTATGTGGATTTTAGGCGGCAAAGTCCGTGGTGGTAAAGTTTACGGCGAATGGCCTGGTTTAGAAACAGCCCAACTTTATGAAAAACGAGACTTAGCTGTTACCACCGATTTCCGAGACGTAATTTCTGATGTCTTAGCACGACATTTATCTGTAAATGACACCCAACTAAGTAAAGTCTTCCCTAGTTATACACCCAAGCAAAAAATTGCTTTGTTGTGA
- a CDS encoding threo-3-hydroxy-L-aspartate ammonia-lyase, whose protein sequence is MSQHHSVTVDDVKAAQARLAGVVHQTPVLTSRMVNDRTQNEVFFKCENFQRTGAFKFRGAYNALVQLSEIQKQQGVITFSSGNHAQAIALAGKLLQIPTTIVMPDDAPEVKQQATRSYGAEVILYNRHETDREELAKTLASDRHLTLIPPYDHPHVIAGQGTTALELIQEVGQLDYLLVCCGGGGLISGCAIATKALLPTCKVIGVEPELADDATRSFHSKTLQTVTNPPTIADGVRTPSLGKLTFPLVLNYVDDMVTVSETAIINSMFFLWERLKIVVEPTGALAAAALLSNVLSVKNAKIGVIISGGNVDLAKVAKFIQ, encoded by the coding sequence ATGTCACAGCATCATTCTGTCACTGTAGACGATGTCAAAGCAGCACAAGCACGACTGGCGGGGGTTGTGCATCAGACTCCGGTGCTAACTTCGAGAATGGTGAACGATCGCACCCAAAATGAAGTATTTTTTAAATGCGAAAATTTTCAACGTACAGGTGCATTTAAATTTCGGGGTGCTTATAACGCCTTGGTGCAGTTGTCAGAAATTCAAAAACAACAGGGTGTAATTACATTTTCCTCTGGAAATCATGCCCAAGCGATCGCTCTGGCGGGAAAGTTACTCCAGATTCCCACCACTATTGTGATGCCTGATGATGCGCCAGAAGTGAAGCAACAAGCCACCCGCAGTTATGGTGCAGAGGTGATTTTATACAATCGCCACGAAACTGACCGCGAAGAATTAGCCAAAACCCTAGCCAGCGATCGCCATCTTACCTTGATTCCGCCTTACGATCATCCCCATGTCATCGCCGGACAAGGAACCACAGCCTTAGAACTCATTCAAGAAGTTGGGCAATTAGATTATTTACTAGTTTGTTGTGGTGGTGGCGGATTAATATCAGGATGTGCGATCGCTACCAAAGCCCTGTTACCTACGTGTAAAGTTATTGGTGTGGAACCAGAATTAGCTGATGATGCAACTCGTTCCTTTCACAGCAAAACTCTGCAAACTGTAACTAACCCACCTACCATTGCCGATGGTGTGCGGACTCCCAGCTTGGGTAAATTAACTTTTCCCTTAGTGCTGAATTACGTTGATGATATGGTGACAGTTTCCGAAACTGCCATTATTAACAGTATGTTTTTCCTTTGGGAACGTCTGAAAATCGTCGTTGAACCCACTGGTGCATTAGCCGCAGCCGCCTTACTCAGCAATGTGCTGTCAGTAAAAAACGCAAAAATAGGTGTAATTATCAGTGGTGGTAATGTAGATTTAGCAAAGGTAGCTAAATTTATCCAGTAA
- a CDS encoding DUF1800 domain-containing protein, with protein sequence MTVKPRYLVLLLFILLAGSDPIYAANKPVDPKILHVINRLSFGAKPGEIQKVESVGVERYIKAQLSPNSISEPPSLTRQLSQLETLNLNTVEIRNYLKAPPQATPEEKKALQKRGGKILQEAVKARLLRATSSNRQLQEVMVDFWYNHFNVYSGKGNARYWVGAYEQEAIRPYALGRFRDLLGATAHHPAMLVYLDNSQNKASRRPGATSRVNENYARELMELHTLGADGGYTQQDVIALARIFTGWGIAGSGQQTNGKSVFYFDPRFHDPNDKVFLGRTIKASGQAEGEQALDILAKSPATAHHISYQLAQYFVSDRPPASLVDRLAQRFRNTDGNIRAVLETLFQSPEFWDKKYFNAKFKTPFQYTVSAVRATGLEVNNTIPLSRNLEQLEMPVYGCRTPDGYKNTQDVWLNPEAINRRLSFATALGSGRLPLIGTANNSPKNKSINRVQPLDATQLINTLGNSLSPKTQSAIAASPPELKAALVLGSPEFMRR encoded by the coding sequence ATGACAGTCAAACCCAGATATTTGGTATTGTTGCTGTTCATCTTGTTGGCAGGAAGTGACCCCATCTATGCAGCTAATAAGCCTGTTGATCCAAAAATATTACACGTAATTAATCGGTTGAGTTTTGGGGCGAAACCTGGAGAGATTCAAAAAGTCGAGTCTGTAGGTGTAGAGCGTTATATTAAAGCACAACTCTCACCCAATTCCATATCAGAACCACCCAGCCTTACCCGCCAGCTTTCGCAACTAGAAACACTCAATTTAAATACAGTCGAAATTAGAAACTATCTTAAGGCTCCACCGCAAGCAACCCCAGAAGAAAAAAAAGCCCTGCAAAAGAGAGGCGGCAAAATTTTACAAGAAGCCGTGAAAGCACGGTTACTACGAGCCACCAGCAGTAACCGCCAACTGCAAGAAGTGATGGTGGACTTTTGGTATAACCATTTCAATGTTTATTCTGGTAAAGGAAATGCTCGCTACTGGGTGGGAGCTTACGAACAAGAAGCAATCAGACCTTATGCTTTAGGGCGATTTCGGGATTTACTAGGAGCCACAGCCCATCATCCCGCAATGCTAGTTTATTTAGACAACTCCCAAAACAAAGCTAGTCGCCGTCCTGGCGCTACGTCACGGGTAAACGAAAACTATGCGCGAGAATTGATGGAACTGCATACTCTGGGTGCAGATGGTGGCTATACTCAACAAGATGTGATTGCTTTGGCGAGAATTTTTACAGGTTGGGGAATAGCTGGCTCAGGTCAACAGACAAATGGCAAGTCGGTATTTTACTTTGACCCCAGGTTTCATGATCCCAATGATAAGGTTTTTTTAGGACGTACTATTAAAGCTAGTGGTCAAGCTGAAGGTGAACAAGCTTTAGATATATTGGCGAAAAGTCCCGCGACAGCCCATCATATTAGTTATCAATTGGCTCAGTATTTTGTGAGCGATCGCCCTCCTGCTAGTTTAGTTGATCGTCTGGCACAACGCTTTCGTAATACTGATGGCAATATTCGCGCAGTTTTAGAAACTTTATTCCAAAGCCCAGAATTTTGGGATAAAAAATATTTCAACGCCAAATTTAAAACCCCATTTCAATATACTGTCTCCGCAGTCCGGGCTACAGGCCTAGAGGTGAACAACACCATACCTCTGTCTCGCAACCTGGAACAGTTAGAAATGCCTGTGTACGGTTGTCGCACTCCAGACGGGTACAAAAATACACAAGATGTCTGGTTGAATCCCGAAGCAATAAACCGTCGCCTGAGTTTTGCCACTGCGTTAGGTAGTGGTCGCTTACCTCTGATAGGTACAGCCAATAATTCGCCCAAAAATAAAAGCATTAACCGCGTTCAACCCCTGGATGCAACTCAGCTAATTAACACCTTGGGTAATTCTCTATCACCCAAAACCCAAAGTGCGATCGCTGCTAGTCCTCCAGAACTCAAAGCCGCATTAGTCTTGGGTAGCCCCGAATTTATGCGTCGTTAG